The following DNA comes from Erigeron canadensis isolate Cc75 chromosome 3, C_canadensis_v1, whole genome shotgun sequence.
ATGGAAGAAGTATTATGTACAAGGAGAGGCCTAAAATGATGCCCCTCAAATCTTTGTATTGTTCAAAAACGTTAAATGAACATGAAGAACCCACAAAACATGAAGAATCCACAAAACATGAAGAATCCACTCCACTTAGGCACTATTCTCAATGGACATTAATATCAAAAGATCCCGTGCCAATTTTGATGCTTTCTAAATTTAGGCCACTAATCTTTTATCATGAGTCACGTTCACTTTTCATCAAGCTATCAACTTCACAGATTATAGAAAATCATTGCTCTTGCTTTTGACATTCCAAGCCAAGGAACTATCCATGTCGCGAGGATATATAACTTATTACTTTCAAACAATGTGGTACCTCCCATAATTTGTTAATTAAGCACGATCATGGGCATGTCTACTATGATCTCCGGACCCCCTTTCCATGGCATTGTAAATgtataaaatcatcatttatcGATAGAGAACCTCCATCTGCCCGGCCACTCTATAGGTGTCTTTTACTTCTAATTTTCTGGTTATCTATCACTTtgacatcatcattaaatcACTGATAACGATGCCAAGCCGTGCAAAATTAGAAAACAGGTTGGTAGTTCATtccaaaatactcttaattttcAACGCATTTTTAGCTCaaacactaaatctacccattAGAAAAgcaacatggttggatcagtggtaaacacatttgcctctggagacagaggtcatgggttcgatcatcatcccatgcaaaggttggagggccttttcaaccatttaggtagaaactgtaagcagtctctctacttaggtagagttaaggtctgcctacatcttaacctcccccatacaccgtcgaggtattggggctcaaaacccgcggaaggcggcactgagcagttacttactttacTAAATCTACCCATtatatctctaaaatattttacacccatatttatccaaactatctatctcttttattattaacttaaatatttccacctaatatctctataatacttttaataaagttatttataaaagatacatcccttaactataaaataattacactaccatttacatcaattacttttagattaataaccacatcgttaccaccaccgccactagcatgtaccacccgttgccgcgatcgccgccgcattgcgcgagtacccatctcattatatatctatttatacttctatacttcTTCTTCTATATTTTAAAGAGAATAACTTCTTATTTATGGAAATGTTGAAGTTTGTGCAATATTTACACATAGCAcccttaaaatgtttttatctaCACTACCcacttaacattaataattaaattacattataaatcatttattattcaaaatgtctctattacttttatatcgttaacttacaccactcgacaccaccTCTACCACTAACAATCGCCCATACTACGTACCACATTGTTGCTGGactaccgccgcatcgcgcgggtaccatggTAGTACTTATTTATAATGATTATCACATCCTcccatttttagaaatagtatacaatagttacatacaaaattactaaattacccttaataaacactcactatggaaagagtttttataaaataccaaatttgcccttaatgaattaatttacactctaaacctttattttaataattgacACTTTAAGCCCCTACCTTCTAAAatttttcactatcacaattacatcaacttacactatttgacaccgtcaccaccaccaatagtagtATCACCAACACCACTAGACTTATCCACCATCGtcaccgcattgcgcgagtaccataTTCGTACTATTAAAGGGAATGAAAACATGAATAGAAACTCGCCACGTGTTACTATTTGTCTATGTAacattctaattttttttttggtcaaatcGCATCACGTCCgatttttttattacaagttATTTATTGGTATTTATGTCAACTTTTTCCTTTCCGATTGCCAAACAATATAAtgcattttttatttctatatccCGTACAATTACCATTATTTGGATTTTCAAACATCGCATCCCGTTTGGATTTCTATTACGGGTTactaattgtttttttaaaacttttttttcgtTTGGTTTCCAAACAGTATATTACAACTTACCCTTATTTAGTTTTTAcacattttcttctttttggtttcaactaatatattaaaatcttTCATTTGAGTGTTTTTCTTGtgcatattaaatatatgtattcgaTACTATAAATTTTTAGATGCGTCTGTGGtatatctttaaataaatatatatttcatatggtAAAAGTTTTAAGCTGACATATATAACGACACATCATGAGTAACAAAATGTAATCACAATAAATGAAACTTCACAGCACTCAGATTGAAGCTACAGtagaacctctataaattaatactcaataaattaataacctcgataaaactaataatttatcCGGTCCCAACTTGAGCCCAGTACAAAATTAGacaccaatcaataaaataataaaataatatttttttaaacccCAAGGTAAGTATATAGATCCCATaaacttaaattaataatttcttaaatattccaaaattttaatattgtttagtaaaaaatgaatctatagtcactttttttttaactttaaatctatgttgaatttatccttaaatttttacattgTAATTAAGAGTTGAGACATTGTCGCAACAAAAGGTGTGAAGAGTTGTTAGCCGCTTATAATGCTTATTTCCGAGTGATTGATTTCTAAATTAATGCATCATCCTCAACTTCATTATCAACTAGATTTTGAACAATATCCATCACAAATTCTTCAATGCTTTGAACCTCAtaacattcattattttcacCTAGATAATCTAGCAACTCATTCACATCCGTTTTGTGCTAATAATGCATACCCGTAATCAAGCTCACGAATGTCTTCTTCATAGTTTACATCGTTTAAATTACTTGAGCCGATTGAATTTATGAAACGAGTTTTATCGTTGAAAGCAATTTGCTTTGAACTCTTGTGTCATTTAATGTGTAAATGTACAttagatatgaaaattttgaaagtgatATATAAtcctttttaaattaataatttattaatttatcgatataataatatctcaataatttaataaaatatctcggtcccaacattattaatttatagaggttttactgtaCTGTGGTTTtgctattaaataaatatatatgtatatatttgaaaaaacttATTTATGACAAAATGTTCTTTAATTAGGCGGTTAGAGATTTAACACAAAATACTCTATAACAACATGACAATTTTAAAACGAAAGTTGAGGTCCCATAACGCGAGGGTCGAACTATACTTGGTTAACAAAAATCCCAacttaatatatcaaattattatttattaacatGAGAGATCCCCTTCAATTCACCATCTACTCTTAAATTCATAGAAAATATGACAAAGATGTGACCACACAATATCTTTACCCTTTTGACTGCTAACATACCATCTTTATGGGATTAAaatcctctaaagttaaaataaattttaggtGAAATTGATAGATGTagaccattggattaaaattattgaacaatattaaaaaataatttttgaatcttaatttttgattttaatccaaaggtcgaAGTCAtcctaactttacctataaagttactataactttagaggatctcaatctATCACTAAGTGTCTACGTCCCTTTTTTTATACGCTTGACTTCTATACACACCCTTAAATATACTATCACTACGTCCCTTTTAAATAGACCTAACTTCTACACCCTCTTAAACATACCGTCACTACGTCCTTTTTTTTATAGACCTAATTAACTTCTACATACCGGCCTCCTGTTAAACATATTACCGACACGTCTCTATTTTATAGGCTTTTCTACTACACACCCCTCAGTTTATTGTGACAGCGAGTGTACTTTTTGGATAGTGTATACAGTGATTCTTTAAGCAGATTTATAGTTTTGGGAAATAACTAATCCTTTTAAAAAGAATGacctaaaatttatttaaactaTTAGATAAAGATATGTAAAAAAATCAGGGAGCAAgaataagaaagagaattagtagataTCACACAAGCTTAATTAGGTATAAAATCCCTCACATACtacgttctttttttttttttttaatatttattgtataataaatatataattgccccatgtttttaatattttatagccATATATTCTCATTTATGTGGTTGTTAGATAACTAAGTTTGAGTATGAAACCTCTCATgtatgaattttttaaaatttattgtatACTGCACAAATGATTGGATCCTCTAGTTCTTTATGGATTCAAAAATTTGATTGTGAAGTTCTCCACTTAAACTTAagtatctataatataactaaaaaatggGGTTGTGGTACACTTGACACTCATAATCTCCCTCCTAGAGCCTAACCCTCCTtgttattaatcctctaattttttaatattaatctaaattaatttacactttttgtttttccatcaccaatttacactttgacccaatctaaaataattaatttacactttttggttttcatccaccaatttacactttaacccaacttaaaaataattaacttacactttttgattttccatcactactttacactttaacccaatttaaaaataattaattatactttttgattttctatcaccaatttatacttaaaaataaataacttacactttttggtttttcatcaccaatttacaatttcacccaattttaaaaataattaatttacactttttggttttattggtaatctataatataactcacttatgacaacaaaaaaaaactatgatcatcaactacaaaaagagttttctttttttatactttGTACATAATTAAAATGTTCGAGATACTATTTgctgatgaattggtatgtacttttcaaattatatagtttacacttttagaatataaaaaactgtaaattttttatttaactaaagttgaaaaaaaagtaagctgaaatcaatatttatatggagttaatttttgtatgtttcttctttagctttcgtattgattaagttgtgatatatgacttaactaatctaaatattatatgttaaatattttatttgtaacctatattaactcttaacTATTCaactagcaaattttcaagttaatTTCGGTATCTATctgaattttttatttgtaacctatatttgaattccaattttttagctttgattaatatattttaaaactacccGTCCATTAGACAGGTTTgaacattagttttttttttaaagttagtttcgattaaTTCAAACAtgttggaggcaattttaaccaacaattcgttggacctccaaccccatTGGGAAAAACTTTtgtgagaaacccaagactcgaatCTGACACCTTGGGAAAAAACTCATCTTCGAGGCCCACATAGTGAATTTAAAAGATACCTCTGGCCAAACCAGAACACTAGTATaacaatataaacataaaaatagaaTGGAACTTAACCGAGAAAaaatataaaggaaaaaaaaacatttttttttgtccttttttaaaaaaaaataaaattaaagaaggTTTCAGGATGTACCTAGGGGTGTTCATTATTTGAATTAACCAAATAACCCACCCAATCCATTGACATGTGTATTATTTGGATAGGGTTATTCGgatttggttcggtttttgggtGAAACCAATTAAAAAAGTCGTTaaatggttcggttttggtttagaTAAATTACAATTGGGGCCCAACCGAAACCCGATTAAGCAtttaacatttcataaaaactataataatttaATCTAAATGACATAAATACAACTCTAGTTTTGTAAATACGTTAaacctaaaattaaaaatacaccTATTTATTTCAATAACCTcgcatgaataaataaaatggtgTGCATTGAAATtcgatttttatgattattcaaatatattgaATCAAAGTTTGAAAGCGGTTTTTATTTAGGTAATCCAAAACCCAACCAAATAACCCGAATTTTATTTGGGTGGTTTGAATTGGGTGGCCACATATATGGATTGGGTATTGGGTGATgtactaatttttaaaaaaccgaTTAAGCCAAACCGAATAACTCTACTCCCCAAAACCCGACCGAATGAACATCTCTAGATGTACCACTCGTTACGGGCCTACGACGCTATACCACTATTGGCGAAAAGTTTGGGCTAGAAAAAATTGAGCTACACTATTGCAAGTTTGCAACTCACAATAACAAATTGCGGAATTTTTCACCAATAACATGGTTGGAGTAACAACAAAATACATTAATTGGTAATTAAGTGGTATAAGATATTTAGTTAGTAGATATTATCTAGAAATTATGAGAAGGAATAAGTAGAATTCACTGTATAATGATTCCTCAAACCTCTGAAGCCTATCTATATTAGCTAGGCAAGTCTTGTATCAAAAGGATGTACAACATAAGAAAAAAGGGCTTTCCATTTTAGTAAACAGAAGTCGTCCCTCGTTTAATTACAATAGCCTCTTAAAAATTCCAACTATTCTTCTATTGAAAACggcgatatattaaaataaaggtcaCTAATAAAGCACTAGATACCCATAAAGTACAAAGACGGAatcaaatacaattacaatttcACTATCTCAAACGAAacaaatcaacaaaataaaaaaatacttcttgatgcttggatTGTAATGATTCACTCCACGGTGTTTTTGATATAATCCCGTATAAGCCCCAAGGAAATCACGAGCCAAAACTAAGGAACAAGCAGAGGTCATTTGAGTCCATTCAACCATGAGATCTATTTTCTTTTGCATCTGCTAGAGTACCACATAAACGACTGAGCGATgatgagatccatgaaaaacTCTTTGCGATGAATCCCATTGTTGAAAACTACGAGTACCTCATTACGGAATTTCCAAATCGACCAACATCCACAAAAAAATATAGCTTCGATAATTTCCATTTATTCCAAAGAAATATTCATATTGGCAATACATTGGAAAATTTGAGCAGGCCCATTACGTGGGACAGGAGGAATCTGAAGCCACATAGCAATTAAATTCCAAATTCCAGATGCCACCACACAAACTCCTAATATATGATCACAAGTTCCATCCAAGTTACTACACAACTGACGAAGAGTCGACGGTATATCCACACCTAAACCCTAAATCCCAACTATTCTAACACGTCCCCTTTCATACATTGCTAATTTCAAAGGTAAAAGAGCTCAGAGTTACTATGGAAAATGATGATGTCGAATACGGACGTGTTCCTAATGAAGCCGAGCCTTTTGAAATCCTTCTTCGGTGTGTAGAGAGTGGAAAGAAATGTGTTGAAAAACGTCCGTCTATTTGTATGGTTCCTAGTGTCCTTAGAAACCTTAGCGAAAAGTCATTCATACCTCGAGTGGTTTCTATAGGACCTCTGCATAAAGAAAACGAAAATCTGAAGAAATTTGAATGGCTAAAACATTCTTTTTTGTATGATCTATTGTCCCGTTCAAGTGACCCGACATTAGCAGAGCAACTAAATGAATGTTTGGAAAAGGTGAATGATTTAATTGAAGATATCAGGTCATCTTATGATGACATGATAAAAGAAAAGTATAAAGGCAGAATTGATCAACTAGCCCACATGATGGTCCTGGATGCTAGCTTTATACTTGAATTTTGCCTCAAGCAGGAATATAAACAGGATAATAAAGAAGCAACAATGTTAAGCAAGATACAAATCACTTGTATTGCCATTGACTTATTGTTGCTTGAAAACCAAATTCCTTTCTTTGTTCTTCAAACCATCTTCGACTGCACCATAAATCGTAAGGGAAGCCATCAAGAAAATTACCTTACTTGCCTTCTCCAAAAGATTCTAGGAAAATACATTCACCCATTTGCCCAATGCACTAAAGATTCAGAAGATACAGAACATGCGCAATGTTCTGATGATTCAAAAAAAGAGTCAGAACACGCGCATGTTCTTGACTGTTTACACAAAACTTACAAAGTGAAGACATCAGAGAAGGTTGGAGATTGTCAGGCATCATTGAATTACAATCACTCTGTAGTAGAATTAGACAGGTCAGGGGTGAACTTTAAGCCGCAGAAGGAAAAAGAGATGGAAATGTCTATGAGTATTATCAAGTCACGTTCGTGCTATAATTTGTCGCCTTGGAGCAAGCGTACGCTTTTCATGCCAACACTTGTTATACAAGAGTTTACTGAGACAGTTTTGAGGAATTTTATTGCATATGAGCAATTTTCCCCTGAAGTGAACTACTATTTTACATCGTATGCGTCTGCCATGGATATGCTTATTGATAGCGAAGCGGATGTTGGCAAGTTGGTTGAATCAAAAGTCATTGTCAACAATCTTGGTTCAAATAGGGACGTTGCAACAGTGATCAATGGCATATGCGTAAACATAGAGATTGAACGTTTTTGCTACTCTGAAGCGATACAAGAATTGGATAGGTACTATAATTCATATTGGCCTAAACATTTTGCGTATTTGAAACGTACGTATTTTGATAATCCATGGACTGTGATTGCTTTATTTGTAGCATTCATCGTGTTTAGTCTTCAGGTTCTTCAGGCCGTGTTAAGGATCATAGACAGATGATTCACAATTATTGCTTACTTTGTATACGGATTAAAGTAGCCAATGGCGCCTGAAATCAATGTTTGCTTTTTCTCCTATCATCGGCCCCAGCATCTGTAATAATTGCCTTTTCTTTTATTGTCTAGAGAATCGTGGACACATGATCCACATGTGTTGTAccatatgattatgatatgattatataataattattttttttttgtataattatacaGTAACAATTTTAGTTACGAGTATGATATATACTCCATTTTAATTAGCTAATGTTATGTATATGCCATTAATTAGCAGTTTAGCACGTACTCTATACCGATTTGTCATATACTCTTAGCTACGTTTGTACATCCAGTAACATGGGACAAACACTCAACTCAACTTTTTTACATCCAATTTTCATTACAAACTTCTCTTTACTCGATATTTTATCCACCTCATATCTGTTGGACATgagaagtgatattagtaccacagATATTGATTTATCTACCATaatgtacaacttttataacataTTGTATAAGTCAATAAAATACATATGTGGTAGATATATCAATTGTTGTGGTACGAATATTACTTCCCATTGGACATATAGATGTAAACACTATAAATATAGGTGCAATTACAACTGATAATGCTATGTGACATTTTATAATTCCATCGTTATGAGTTTTCTAGTTTATTTTTGTTGATCTCAAGCCTGGATAAAGGAGAAGAGTTTAGGTATATATTAGTTACGCTTAGAGCACTCAAACTGATTAAGTCGATCGGCCCTATAATCGATTCtaacattaattttttaaaagtttatgagTTTCCCCTATATATTATTGACATGTTAttcgtatatattttaaaagtttatgagTTTCCCCTATATATTATTGACATgttattcgtatatatatgtgatatgtcGTGTATACTTATAATAATGTTGTATATTACTCGTATCATGTTATTTTTCCAATGTACACTTATGTGTGAATGTATGATGATCTCACGGAGGTTCAACGTAAATGATGTAAACCAATGACGATGCGACATATGACGTAAGACTGTAAAACcgaataattaatatttaaagtcTGTCAACATTAGGAGGTTGGTAGGTATAGTATGTAGTGTAATAATTCATAACGATCCATATGATTGATGaatctagctatatatataagttgtatgGTGTGAGTACTTAATGGACAAAATAACCATTACCAGAGGAAACGAACTAATAAGGTAGATTAGCATTTCTTATGTTTTCATAGTCTTTTAATTGGTATTCAGATggtaataatttaattttattatctatCATATATAGATTATTAATTTCAAAGGAAAGGAGATTAGCATTACTATGGCAAATAATGATCAGGAAGCTGGAAGTGATCTTAATGAAACAGAGCATTCTCAAATCCATCTTCGGTGTTCAAAGAGCGGAAAAACTCCATGGGTAgctactctttttttttttaattaccaaTTATGCTATAATCGTATGCTACATTCAAAGTACAAAATAATGTATATACATTCCTAGATGTATTTACTTATAcaattctattaaaaaaaatagagcaATGGTATATGAGACTAATTTGATGCACTTAAAAATATgtcatattaaaatataatgctCATATATGAATTTCATTCATTTTGTTTGTAAATCTTAACTTTTCTTTCGGGCACAGTGCATCAACATAAAATTTTAGACATATTTTTAGTCCTACTAAATTATTAACATTCTTATCATTTTTCcaaaaacatatttatacaactttatagaggacccttattttgagaacccattttttttaagaagcttgagaactcttaaattatgtattggatcacatgtttttttttgttcattcacatgtgaaacgttataaatatatatgttgcagaaaaaagctttcttcaaaaccttatatataccctATTTGTTAACAagtgaacgaaaacgtgaacatattcattcacaagttcacaaaaggctattttgaatgttttttaaaaaagtttcttctacaataTACTcactttttttatatcatttcagatgttaatgaacaaaaaaaaacatgtgattcaatacataatttgagagttctcatattcttaaaaaaaaatgattctcaaaataaagaaagtccaactttttttatatatatatatatataagaaccgcatagttctttatatatatttaacttctagagttgtagccttgtaggtaCAACTTTTTGAACAACTAGTGAGTTTTGGGGACCACAAACTTTTGTCGTGTTGATCCGGATTTATTATGGTTGTCTATTCTGCTTTTCTAATCAAAAGATAGGAGGACACTCCTTCTCCCGAAGTTAAGGGGTCTTTTTGTCGAGTTCTTTCGACATGGTTCTCTGCGGTGTGCCTacttaaaaatccaaaataaaaaaaagtgtaagaaACCAAGAGATAACttgaataaaacaaaaagtgtgTCAGATCGAATACATACATTTAGTTTGTGcaacaaaaccaaaaatcaaaaacgaaggaaaaacaaaatgttgagtaaaagtttccaatatattagttgagaacacaaaagcaaaaaatctACGAAAAAACCcgagaaaaaaccccaaacagGATCCAATATGACCAAAAAAATATGTGTAAGAAACCAAAGAAgacgaaagaaaaaaaattcttaacgggatccgatatggcaaaatccgaaccaataaaagagaccacaaaagcaaaataaatgtgcaagaaaccaagaagaacaaaaaaaaatcggAACGAGATCCGATATGTCAAAATCCGAGAAGAAACTTAAAAGAACTGTGCAAGAAACCAAAgaagacaaaataaaaaaaatcttaacgGGATCCAATATGACAGAATCCGAAACAATAGAAGAGAACACAAAATCAATATAAATGTGCAAGAAACcaagaagaacaaaaaaaaaaaaattggaacgGGAttcgatatggcaaaatccgagTAGTAACATAAAAAAACTGTGCAAGAAACCAAagaaaacgaaagaaaaaaaatcttaacGGGGTCTGATATGGCAAAATCAGAACCAATAAAagagaacacaaaagcaaaataattgtgcaagaaaccaagaagaaccaaaaagaaaaaaaaactcgaacggg
Coding sequences within:
- the LOC122593473 gene encoding putative UPF0481 protein At3g02645 isoform X1: MENDDVEYGRVPNEAEPFEILLRCVESGKKCVEKRPSICMVPSVLRNLSEKSFIPRVVSIGPLHKENENLKKFEWLKHSFLYDLLSRSSDPTLAEQLNECLEKVNDLIEDIRSSYDDMIKEKYKGRIDQLAHMMVLDASFILEFCLKQEYKQDNKEATMLSKIQITCIAIDLLLLENQIPFFVLQTIFDCTINRKGSHQENYLTCLLQKILGKYIHPFAQCTKDSEDTEHAQCSDDSKKESEHAHVLDCLHKTYKVKTSEKVGDCQASLNYNHSVVELDRSGVNFKPQKEKEMEMSMSIIKSRSCYNLSPWSKRTLFMPTLVIQEFTETVLRNFIAYEQFSPEVNYYFTSYASAMDMLIDSEADVGKLVESKVIVNNLGSNRDVATVINGICVNIEIERFCYSEAIQELDRFFRPC
- the LOC122593473 gene encoding putative UPF0481 protein At3g02645 isoform X2, with the translated sequence MENDDVEYGRVPNEAEPFEILLRCVESGKKCVEKRPSICMVPSVLRNLSEKSFIPRVVSIGPLHKENENLKKFEWLKHSFLYDLLSRSSDPTLAEQLNECLEKVNDLIEDIRSSYDDMIKEKYKGRIDQLAHMMVLDASFILEFCLKQEYKQDNKEATMLSKIQITCIAIDLLLLENQIPFFVLQTIFDCTINRKGSHQENYLTCLLQKILGKYIHPFAQCTKDSEDTEHAQCSDDSKKESEHAHVLDCLHKTYKVKTSEKVGDCQASLNYNHSVVELDRSGVNFKPQKEKEMEMSMSIIKSRSCYNLSPWSKRTLFMPTLVIQEFTETVLRNFIAYEQFSPEVNYYFTSYASAMDMLIDSEADVGKLVESKVIVNNLGSNRDVATVINGICVNIEIERFCYSEAIQELDSIHRV